A stretch of the Flavobacterium sp. 5 genome encodes the following:
- a CDS encoding deoxynucleoside kinase: MHIAIAGNIGSGKTTLTRLLAKHFKWEPHFEEVVDNPYLDDFYHQMERWSFNLQIYFLNSRFRQIMQIRESGKKIIQDRTIYEDAHIFAPNLYAMGLMTNRDFENYSSLFELMESLVEAPDLLIYLRSSIPNLVGQIHKRGREYENTISIDYLSRLNERYEAWVQTYKKGKIMIIDVDNINFVDNPEDLGNIINRIDAELNGLF, translated from the coding sequence ATGCACATAGCTATAGCTGGAAACATAGGTTCAGGAAAAACAACATTAACCCGTTTGCTAGCCAAACATTTTAAATGGGAACCTCATTTTGAAGAAGTAGTAGACAACCCGTATCTTGATGATTTTTACCATCAAATGGAACGTTGGTCTTTTAATTTACAAATCTATTTTTTGAATAGTCGTTTTCGTCAAATAATGCAAATTCGCGAAAGTGGTAAAAAAATAATTCAAGATAGAACCATTTATGAAGATGCTCATATTTTTGCTCCCAACCTTTATGCTATGGGGTTGATGACAAATCGTGATTTTGAAAATTATTCTTCTCTGTTCGAATTGATGGAATCTCTTGTCGAAGCACCCGATTTGTTAATTTACTTAAGGAGCTCTATTCCAAATTTAGTTGGGCAAATTCATAAACGTGGCCGTGAATATGAAAATACCATTTCTATTGACTATTTAAGCAGACTTAACGAACGTTATGAAGCTTGGGTTCAAACCTATAAAAAAGGAAAAATAATGATTATAGATGTAGACAATATAAATTTTGTTGACAATCCTGAAGATTTAGGAAATATCATCAACCGAATCGATGCAGAACTAAATGGATTATTTTAG
- a CDS encoding DUF5686 and carboxypeptidase-like regulatory domain-containing protein: protein MKKILAVIVLIFIATSSIFGQTKVSGIIVDKLKQPVPYANVVFKNSSTGTVTNEDGRFYMESPNTYTTLLITSVGFADKEITLTKTVNYNFTIELSEQQALKEVVIFAGKTSKKNNPALDILRKIWEKKRKNGLYQFDQYQMEKYEKVEFDINSIDSAYRKQKIFKGMEFIFDHVDTSKVTGKTYLPIFINEALLDVYGDNKIPKVKEITKANKTSGFEGNQQILSFIKDLYSDYNIYNNYIALFDKSFTSPLSKTGIDVYNYVLKDSAFVDKKWCYNIVFYPRRKNELTFKGDFWVNDTTFAIKKINMAVTKSANINWVKDIYVEQEFEVLSDSVFLLTKDYLMSDFAFNKKEKSKGVYGKRTTYYQNHKFNIEKPEKFYKEEVNFVDNEIYKKSDEYWEENRFEKLTKDEQGVYKMLDTLQTVNAFKQITSLVTMLASGYVNYGNFDFGPIFSTFGYNEVEGFKARLGARTYFGPNDPWRVQAFTAYGFKDQKFKYGFAGKWMIDKKNRIIISGGNRRDIEQLGSQLTTTNDILARNYGSSAFFTTGSNGKLTNIGLTNAYIAIEPVKNLTFQTGVSYKTLESASPVFSLDYYTTLPTIANPEGVVKSTTTQSEFNIQAEYTPNRRTIAYGVERSIANSPYSTFFVNYSQGYKGVMNSDFNYRKLEIYYKQPIIIGPLGRTNLIFELGKTFGTVPLGLMSIVPGNQTFFTIENTFSNLNYYEFVTDTYATMQWYHDFNGRLFARIPFLRKLNWREIIGVKGVYGTVSDDNKAINASGLTYTAPENVYWEYNAGIGNIFKILRVDFSWRGGYLDVPNANKFAVKASIGFYF, encoded by the coding sequence ATGAAAAAAATATTAGCAGTTATCGTATTAATTTTTATTGCAACCAGCTCTATTTTTGGTCAAACAAAAGTGAGTGGTATTATTGTAGATAAACTCAAGCAGCCTGTTCCTTATGCGAATGTTGTTTTCAAAAATTCGAGCACTGGTACTGTGACTAATGAAGATGGAAGATTTTATATGGAATCTCCAAATACTTATACCACATTGCTAATTACATCGGTTGGTTTTGCTGATAAAGAGATTACACTTACCAAAACGGTTAATTACAATTTTACTATTGAATTAAGTGAACAGCAAGCTTTGAAAGAGGTAGTGATTTTTGCAGGCAAAACCTCCAAGAAGAACAATCCAGCACTCGATATATTACGAAAAATCTGGGAGAAAAAGCGTAAAAATGGATTGTATCAATTTGATCAATATCAAATGGAAAAATATGAGAAAGTGGAGTTTGATATCAATTCCATTGACAGTGCCTATAGAAAACAAAAGATTTTTAAAGGTATGGAATTTATTTTTGACCACGTAGATACTTCTAAAGTAACGGGAAAAACGTATTTGCCTATTTTTATTAATGAGGCATTGCTTGATGTGTACGGTGACAACAAAATACCAAAAGTAAAAGAAATTACGAAAGCTAATAAAACTTCAGGGTTTGAGGGAAATCAGCAAATTTTATCATTCATAAAAGATTTATATTCAGATTATAATATCTACAATAATTATATTGCTTTATTTGATAAAAGTTTTACGAGTCCACTTTCTAAAACGGGAATTGATGTATATAATTATGTGCTAAAAGACAGTGCTTTTGTCGACAAAAAATGGTGTTACAATATTGTTTTTTATCCAAGACGAAAAAATGAATTGACTTTCAAAGGGGATTTTTGGGTAAATGATACCACATTTGCTATAAAAAAAATCAATATGGCCGTTACCAAAAGTGCCAATATTAACTGGGTAAAAGATATTTATGTAGAACAGGAATTTGAGGTTTTAAGTGATTCTGTTTTTCTTTTAACCAAAGATTATTTGATGTCTGATTTTGCTTTTAATAAAAAAGAAAAATCAAAAGGGGTTTATGGTAAGCGAACAACGTATTATCAAAACCACAAATTCAATATTGAAAAACCTGAAAAATTCTATAAAGAAGAAGTCAATTTTGTAGATAATGAAATATATAAGAAAAGCGATGAATATTGGGAAGAGAATCGTTTTGAGAAGTTAACCAAAGACGAGCAAGGTGTTTATAAAATGCTCGATACCCTACAGACAGTTAATGCATTTAAGCAAATCACAAGTTTGGTAACTATGCTGGCGAGCGGTTATGTCAATTATGGTAATTTTGATTTTGGACCTATTTTTTCCACTTTTGGTTATAATGAAGTTGAAGGTTTCAAAGCTCGACTTGGAGCGAGAACCTATTTTGGTCCAAATGACCCTTGGCGTGTGCAAGCTTTTACCGCTTATGGATTTAAAGATCAAAAGTTTAAATATGGTTTTGCTGGAAAATGGATGATTGACAAGAAAAACCGAATTATTATTTCTGGAGGAAACAGGCGTGATATCGAGCAACTAGGATCTCAATTGACAACAACTAATGATATTTTAGCTAGAAATTATGGTTCATCGGCCTTTTTTACTACAGGATCCAATGGAAAATTAACCAATATAGGCTTGACCAACGCCTACATTGCCATAGAGCCTGTAAAAAACCTAACATTTCAAACTGGAGTGTCTTATAAAACACTAGAATCAGCATCGCCTGTCTTTAGTTTAGATTATTATACCACTTTACCGACGATTGCAAACCCGGAGGGAGTTGTAAAAAGCACTACAACTCAATCTGAATTTAATATCCAAGCGGAGTATACGCCAAATAGAAGAACAATTGCTTATGGTGTTGAAAGAAGTATAGCCAACAGTCCTTATTCGACTTTTTTTGTTAATTACAGCCAAGGATATAAGGGAGTTATGAATAGCGATTTTAATTACAGAAAACTTGAAATTTACTATAAGCAGCCTATTATTATAGGGCCTTTGGGTCGTACCAATTTAATTTTTGAACTCGGAAAAACTTTTGGAACTGTTCCTCTTGGATTAATGAGTATTGTACCTGGAAATCAGACTTTTTTCACCATCGAGAACACTTTTAGTAATCTTAACTATTACGAATTTGTAACAGATACCTATGCAACTATGCAATGGTATCATGATTTTAATGGAAGGTTGTTTGCCAGAATTCCATTTTTACGAAAACTCAATTGGAGAGAGATTATAGGAGTAAAAGGCGTATACGGAACTGTTAGTGATGACAATAAGGCTATAAATGCTTCTGGCTTAACATATACAGCACCAGAGAATGTATACTGGGAATACAATGCAGGAATAGGGAATATTTTCAAAATATTGCGTGTAGATTTCTCTTGGCGAGGTGGTTATCTTGATGTGCCAAATGCGAATAAATTTGCAGTAAAAGCATCAATTGGGTTCTATTTTTAG
- a CDS encoding sodium-translocating pyrophosphatase, translating into MNSIMIYVPIVMAIIGLIFMAIKRSWVLKQDSGDGKMKEISDYIYEGALAFLKAEYRLLAIFVLIASVVLAGITFLPGVKTNILIVVAFVFGAFFSALAGNMGMKIATKTNVRTTQAARTSLPQALKVSFGGGTVMGLGVAGLAVLGLTGFFIIFFNLLSDGVWKDTETMTVVLETLAGFSLGAESIALFARVGGGIYTKAADVGADLVGKVEAGIPEDDPRNPATIADNVGDNVGDVAGMGADLFGSYVATVLAAMVLGNYVIKDMGGNIQDAFGGIGPILLPMAIAGFGILFSIIGTMLVKITDENAKEAQVQKALNIGNWVSIVLTAISCYFLVKYMLPETMSMTFFGEGSKEISSMHVFYATLIGLVVGGAISSVTEYYTGLGTKPVMAIVQKSSTGAGTNVIAGLATGMISTFPTVLLFAAAIWSSYALAGFYGVALAASAMMATTAMQLAIDAFGPISDNAGGIAEMSELPKEVRTRTDILDSVGNTTAATGKGFAIASAALTSLALFAAYVTFTGIDGINIFKAPVLAMLFVGGMIPVVFSALAMNSVGKAAMDMVYEVRRQFKEIPGIMEGTGKPEYAKCVDISTKAALREMMLPGILTIGFPIAIVLLGKLVYGDNNQLIAEMLGGYMAGVTVSGVLWAVFQNNAGGAWDNAKKSFEAGVMINGEMTYKGSDAHKAAVTGDTVGDPFKDTSGPSMNILIKLTCLIGLVMAPILGSGGSTIDGNGSCHMKEIKMEKCIMHKDDMMMGKCDMSKCEKMTKEECAKMCDSLKCTPEEKEMCLSHYDKDGKFVAPKGKACCAKKPMKMAMDNEIRIEKTNMNGKVSATVTTTVNGTTMVKQFKGTDAEVDAQIEALK; encoded by the coding sequence ATGAATTCAATTATGATTTATGTGCCAATTGTTATGGCAATAATAGGGCTTATTTTTATGGCTATCAAAAGATCTTGGGTGTTAAAGCAGGATTCAGGAGATGGCAAAATGAAAGAGATATCAGATTATATTTATGAGGGTGCTTTAGCTTTCTTAAAGGCAGAATACCGATTGTTGGCTATCTTTGTTTTAATCGCAAGTGTTGTATTAGCAGGTATCACTTTTTTACCAGGTGTTAAAACAAATATATTAATAGTAGTTGCATTTGTATTCGGAGCATTTTTCTCAGCATTAGCAGGAAATATGGGAATGAAAATAGCGACAAAAACCAATGTTAGAACTACTCAGGCTGCTCGTACTAGTTTACCACAAGCTTTGAAGGTTTCTTTTGGTGGAGGAACTGTAATGGGATTAGGTGTAGCCGGTTTAGCTGTTTTAGGGTTAACCGGTTTTTTTATAATTTTCTTTAACCTGCTTTCTGACGGAGTATGGAAAGATACAGAAACAATGACAGTTGTCCTGGAAACGTTAGCAGGATTTTCTCTTGGAGCTGAATCAATTGCTTTGTTTGCTCGTGTAGGTGGAGGAATATACACGAAAGCTGCCGATGTAGGCGCTGATTTAGTTGGTAAAGTAGAAGCTGGAATTCCAGAAGATGATCCTCGTAACCCTGCCACGATTGCAGATAACGTAGGAGATAATGTTGGAGACGTTGCAGGAATGGGTGCCGATTTATTTGGTTCGTATGTAGCAACGGTGTTAGCTGCGATGGTACTTGGAAATTATGTTATAAAAGACATGGGAGGAAACATCCAAGATGCTTTTGGCGGAATTGGACCAATTTTATTACCGATGGCTATTGCTGGTTTTGGAATTTTGTTTTCTATAATTGGTACAATGCTAGTTAAAATTACAGACGAGAACGCCAAGGAAGCTCAAGTTCAAAAAGCGTTGAATATTGGAAACTGGGTTTCTATTGTTTTAACAGCAATCTCTTGTTACTTCTTGGTTAAATACATGCTTCCGGAAACAATGAGCATGACTTTCTTTGGTGAAGGTTCCAAAGAAATTTCATCTATGCATGTGTTTTATGCAACACTTATTGGTTTAGTTGTAGGTGGAGCTATTTCATCTGTAACCGAATATTATACAGGATTAGGAACAAAACCAGTAATGGCTATTGTTCAAAAATCAAGTACAGGAGCAGGAACAAACGTAATTGCAGGTTTGGCGACAGGAATGATTTCTACTTTTCCAACTGTATTATTGTTTGCAGCAGCTATTTGGTCTTCTTATGCTTTAGCTGGATTTTATGGGGTGGCGTTAGCTGCTTCGGCAATGATGGCAACTACAGCGATGCAATTAGCAATCGATGCTTTTGGTCCTATTTCTGATAATGCTGGTGGTATTGCAGAAATGAGTGAATTACCAAAAGAAGTACGTACAAGAACCGATATTTTGGATTCAGTTGGAAATACAACTGCAGCAACAGGAAAAGGTTTTGCTATTGCTTCAGCAGCTCTAACCTCTTTGGCTTTATTTGCAGCTTATGTGACTTTTACAGGCATTGATGGAATTAATATTTTTAAAGCTCCTGTTTTAGCGATGTTGTTCGTTGGAGGAATGATTCCTGTGGTTTTCTCTGCTTTGGCAATGAATTCTGTTGGGAAAGCAGCGATGGATATGGTGTACGAAGTACGTCGTCAATTCAAAGAAATTCCTGGAATTATGGAAGGTACTGGAAAACCTGAATATGCAAAATGTGTTGATATTTCGACTAAAGCAGCGTTACGTGAAATGATGTTACCTGGTATATTGACGATTGGTTTTCCAATTGCAATTGTACTTTTAGGAAAATTAGTTTACGGAGATAACAATCAATTAATCGCCGAAATGTTGGGAGGTTATATGGCTGGAGTTACTGTTTCTGGTGTACTTTGGGCAGTTTTTCAAAACAATGCTGGGGGTGCTTGGGATAATGCTAAAAAATCATTTGAGGCAGGTGTTATGATTAATGGAGAAATGACATACAAAGGTTCTGATGCACATAAAGCAGCAGTTACTGGTGATACTGTCGGAGACCCATTCAAAGATACTTCTGGTCCATCAATGAATATTTTAATCAAATTAACATGTTTGATAGGATTAGTTATGGCTCCAATTTTAGGAAGTGGCGGAAGTACTATTGATGGAAATGGTTCTTGTCATATGAAAGAAATAAAGATGGAAAAATGTATCATGCATAAAGATGATATGATGATGGGGAAATGTGATATGTCTAAATGTGAAAAAATGACCAAAGAGGAATGTGCAAAAATGTGCGACAGCCTTAAATGTACTCCTGAAGAAAAAGAAATGTGTCTGTCTCATTATGATAAAGATGGAAAATTTGTTGCACCAAAAGGAAAAGCTTGTTGTGCTAAAAAACCAATGAAAATGGCAATGGATAATGAGATTAGAATTGAAAAAACAAATATGAATGGCAAAGTGAGTGCTACTGTTACGACCACGGTAAATGGAACGACAATGGTTAAGCAATTTAAAGGAACAGATGCTGAAGTGGATGCTCAAATAGAAGCTTTGAAATAA
- a CDS encoding DNA-3-methyladenine glycosylase produces the protein MQQAIDYLFQKETIFKDIIDIYGLPTIPRRPQGFETLVLLILEQQVSIDSAKATFLKIKAEHTTFKPEVLITVSDEEYRAFGVSRQKTTYIKALSSAIVNEEIDLDSLPQKSAQQVREELIKIKGIGNWTIDIYLMFCLQEPDLLPLGDVAVVNTIKELLNIHDKAIMETHTINWSPYRSYATFLLWHYYLKKRKRTIVY, from the coding sequence ATGCAACAAGCAATTGATTATCTTTTTCAAAAAGAAACTATATTCAAGGATATTATAGATATCTATGGATTACCTACAATTCCCCGGAGACCTCAAGGATTCGAAACATTAGTATTGTTAATTTTAGAGCAACAAGTTTCCATAGATTCTGCCAAAGCTACTTTTTTAAAAATAAAAGCAGAACATACTACATTCAAACCCGAAGTATTGATTACCGTTTCTGATGAAGAATACAGAGCCTTTGGTGTAAGCAGGCAAAAAACTACTTATATAAAAGCATTGTCATCTGCTATTGTAAATGAAGAAATAGATTTGGATAGTTTACCACAAAAATCGGCTCAGCAAGTACGCGAAGAGCTTATCAAAATTAAGGGAATAGGCAATTGGACAATTGATATTTACTTGATGTTTTGTTTACAAGAACCCGATTTATTGCCTCTGGGCGATGTAGCTGTAGTCAATACTATAAAAGAATTACTAAATATTCATGATAAGGCCATTATGGAAACTCACACTATTAATTGGAGTCCATATCGATCTTATGCTACATTTTTGCTGTGGCATTATTATTTAAAAAAGCGTAAAAGAACCATAGTCTATTAA
- a CDS encoding GLPGLI family protein codes for MKKIVFIFTIIVATIQLHAQEFQGMAVYESKTSTSDFKNRMPPNRDITPEMQKNMEERMKKMFEKTFILNFDKSASIYKEEEKLESPGQDGGGGMRMMNSMMGSGGIFYKNVKNKAYTVDKEFMGKEFLIKDSLPNLKWKLEGETKVIGGYNCFKATAVRVVSKTDFRNFRPKDDKKDDEKKSDDMKLDDKDKKTSFMSNIEIPKEVIVTAWYTPEIPVNQGPENYWGLPGLILEINDGRTTILCSKVVLNIKQKVEIKESTKGKVVSQNDYDAIVIKKMEELAEMRERNRGNGGGMPPMR; via the coding sequence ATGAAAAAAATAGTTTTCATTTTTACGATCATTGTAGCTACGATTCAATTGCATGCTCAAGAATTTCAAGGCATGGCAGTTTATGAATCCAAAACGAGTACTTCGGATTTTAAAAATAGAATGCCACCTAATAGAGATATTACTCCCGAAATGCAAAAAAATATGGAAGAAAGGATGAAAAAAATGTTTGAAAAAACATTTATACTGAATTTCGATAAATCGGCATCTATTTATAAAGAAGAGGAAAAACTTGAATCACCAGGACAAGATGGTGGTGGGGGAATGCGTATGATGAATTCTATGATGGGGAGCGGAGGAATTTTTTATAAGAATGTAAAAAATAAAGCGTACACAGTTGATAAAGAATTTATGGGGAAAGAATTTTTAATTAAAGATTCACTTCCTAATTTAAAATGGAAATTGGAAGGCGAAACAAAAGTTATTGGGGGGTATAATTGTTTCAAAGCAACCGCTGTTCGAGTAGTGAGTAAAACTGATTTTAGAAATTTTAGACCTAAAGATGACAAGAAAGATGATGAGAAGAAATCAGATGATATGAAGTTAGACGATAAAGACAAGAAGACTTCTTTTATGTCAAATATAGAAATACCAAAAGAAGTTATTGTCACGGCTTGGTATACTCCAGAGATCCCAGTTAATCAAGGTCCTGAAAATTATTGGGGGCTTCCTGGTTTGATTTTAGAAATAAATGATGGAAGAACAACTATTTTATGTTCTAAAGTAGTGTTGAATATTAAACAAAAAGTAGAAATCAAGGAATCTACAAAAGGTAAAGTAGTAAGCCAAAATGATTACGATGCAATTGTGATAAAGAAAATGGAAGAGTTGGCAGAAATGAGAGAGAGAAATAGAGGAAATGGTGGCGGAATGCCACCGATGAGATAA
- a CDS encoding T9SS type A sorting domain-containing protein: MRKFYTFLFLLISFFSEAQIVNIPDPVCKRYILYFARAKDLAGNPVQTIDTSNDGEIQEDEALQISSLTLNKINGESMITSLEGISKFINLKYFSCEGNQITSLDLTNAPNLEELNCISNKLTTLKIAGLTNLKVVDCYYNQITELDLNGLVNLKKLNCYGNEIPEFNFTSSRDLEFLDSGNNKMISLDLSNLTKLETVRVKSCVNLISINLSGLINASIIEINDNALQSLNLTGLVNLKGLNCRYNQLSSLDITGLNSLVTLDCAYNKLSSLKVKNSVNLSGLDCSWNELVSLDLLGLESLGSLDCRGNLLTSLDVKGCANLNNLGCGNNNFTTLDVNGMSKLTIFSCGYNKNLVSLYMKTGSTLSTRSDYTYDYFEFGSNPNLRYICADERQIYETKRHMTSYGYKNCEINSYCTFTPGGDYNTIKGIVKFDKNADGCDVTDTVVPNLKLLIVDSFGNTKNLISDDSGNYFIPLLNGTYKITPVFEDSNYFIATPPAIDVDFQTLTNTITQDFCITQNAIHTDLEVVLMPIEVARPGFDVKYKIVFKNKGNTIESGTVNLKFDDAVLDFVGSNINFSDQSENNISWGFSNLKPLEKREIVVTLNVNAPTEMPAVNNGDSLKFAASISSQETDEMPADNLFQFNHIVVGSYDPNDKTCLEGAIVTSSLIGDYVHYMIRFENTGNFAAKNIVVTDVIDISKFDITTLVATSSSDAFITKISDGNKVEFIFENIELPFDDANNDGYVSFKIKTKPTLAVGSSISNEANIYFDYNFPILTNKATSVFKTVALGNQDFTFSNYFVLYPNPVNTILNINSTKAIQIQSLSVYDILGRLIITVPNADSVSKMDVSKLKTGTYFIKLNSDKGSSSIKFLKS; encoded by the coding sequence ATGAGAAAATTTTACACTTTTTTATTTTTATTGATTTCATTTTTTAGCGAAGCTCAAATTGTAAATATCCCAGACCCTGTTTGTAAAAGGTATATTTTATATTTTGCTCGTGCTAAAGATTTAGCAGGTAATCCAGTTCAGACTATAGACACTAGTAACGATGGTGAAATTCAAGAAGACGAAGCCTTACAGATTAGCTCTTTAACATTGAATAAGATTAATGGGGAATCAATGATTACATCATTAGAGGGAATCTCAAAATTTATTAATCTTAAATATTTTAGTTGTGAGGGTAATCAAATTACTTCATTAGATTTGACGAATGCTCCAAATTTGGAAGAGTTGAATTGTATATCAAACAAATTAACAACTTTAAAAATAGCAGGTTTAACTAATCTAAAAGTGGTAGATTGTTATTATAATCAGATTACAGAATTAGATCTAAACGGACTGGTAAATTTAAAAAAGTTAAACTGTTATGGTAATGAAATACCTGAGTTCAATTTTACTTCTAGTAGAGATCTTGAGTTTTTAGATAGCGGTAATAATAAAATGATTTCTTTAGATTTGAGTAATTTAACAAAACTTGAAACTGTAAGGGTCAAAAGTTGTGTAAACCTTATTTCCATTAATCTATCAGGTTTAATAAACGCTTCAATAATTGAAATTAATGATAATGCTCTCCAATCTTTAAATTTAACTGGGCTGGTTAATCTTAAAGGTTTAAATTGTAGATATAATCAACTTAGTTCATTAGATATTACAGGTCTAAATAGTCTTGTAACATTAGATTGTGCTTATAACAAACTTTCTTCTCTAAAGGTAAAGAACAGTGTAAATTTATCAGGATTAGATTGTAGTTGGAATGAGCTTGTCTCATTAGATTTACTAGGTCTTGAAAGTCTTGGTAGTTTAGATTGTAGAGGCAATTTGCTTACAAGTTTAGATGTAAAGGGTTGTGCGAATCTTAACAATTTGGGTTGTGGCAACAATAATTTTACCACTTTAGATGTAAACGGAATGAGTAAACTTACTATTTTCTCTTGTGGATATAATAAGAATCTTGTTTCGCTATATATGAAGACAGGTTCTACACTTTCTACACGAAGTGATTACACGTATGATTATTTTGAATTCGGATCAAATCCTAACTTAAGATATATTTGCGCAGACGAGAGACAAATATATGAGACTAAAAGGCATATGACTTCTTATGGGTATAAAAATTGTGAAATAAATTCATATTGCACCTTTACTCCAGGCGGGGATTATAATACTATCAAAGGAATAGTGAAATTTGATAAAAATGCTGACGGATGTGATGTTACTGATACGGTTGTTCCGAATTTAAAATTATTAATTGTGGATAGTTTTGGAAATACTAAAAATTTAATTTCGGATGATTCAGGAAACTATTTTATTCCTTTATTAAATGGAACTTATAAAATAACTCCGGTTTTCGAAGATTCTAATTATTTTATAGCTACACCACCAGCAATCGATGTTGATTTTCAAACTTTAACTAATACAATAACTCAGGATTTTTGCATTACACAAAATGCTATACATACAGATTTAGAAGTCGTTTTGATGCCTATTGAAGTTGCAAGGCCTGGCTTTGATGTTAAATATAAAATAGTATTTAAAAATAAAGGGAATACGATAGAATCAGGTACTGTTAATCTTAAGTTTGATGATGCTGTTTTAGATTTTGTAGGATCAAATATAAATTTTTCAGATCAATCTGAAAACAACATTTCATGGGGTTTTAGTAATTTGAAGCCTCTTGAGAAAAGAGAAATTGTAGTCACATTAAATGTAAATGCACCAACTGAAATGCCTGCTGTAAACAATGGTGATTCTTTAAAGTTTGCTGCTTCAATATCATCTCAAGAAACTGATGAAATGCCTGCGGATAATTTATTTCAATTCAATCATATTGTTGTAGGTTCCTATGATCCAAATGATAAAACTTGTTTGGAAGGTGCTATAGTTACTTCAAGTCTTATTGGTGATTATGTTCATTATATGATCCGCTTTGAAAATACAGGAAATTTTGCTGCAAAGAACATTGTTGTGACTGACGTAATTGACATCTCTAAATTTGATATTACAACATTAGTTGCAACAAGTTCCAGTGATGCTTTTATCACTAAAATTTCTGATGGAAATAAAGTAGAATTTATTTTTGAAAATATTGAACTTCCGTTTGATGATGCAAATAATGATGGTTATGTGTCTTTCAAAATTAAAACTAAACCTACATTGGCGGTAGGAAGTTCTATTTCAAATGAAGCTAATATTTATTTTGATTATAATTTTCCAATATTGACTAATAAAGCAACTTCAGTTTTTAAAACTGTGGCGTTAGGTAATCAGGATTTTACATTTTCAAATTATTTTGTTTTGTATCCAAATCCTGTGAATACAATCTTAAATATCAATTCAACGAAGGCAATACAAATACAATCATTATCGGTTTATGACATTTTAGGGAGATTAATTATTACTGTTCCAAATGCGGATTCGGTTTCTAAAATGGATGTTTCTAAACTTAAAACAGGAACTTATTTTATAAAATTAAATTCAGATAAAGGCAGTTCCAGTATCAAATTTCTGAAGAGTTAG
- a CDS encoding inorganic diphosphatase, whose translation MTADKLKTFDVLIEIPRGSRNKYEYDFEIKRMRFDRMLFSSMMYPADYGFIPETLALDGDPLDVLVLINEPTFPGCVMEVKPIGVFHMADDKGPDEKIICVPVSDPIWNSLENLSDINPHLLKEIEHFFQVYKDLENKQVDVEGWGDLSEAFAIIEECTQRFNDIPNKPEGLFSIK comes from the coding sequence ATGACTGCAGACAAATTAAAAACTTTTGATGTATTAATTGAAATACCAAGAGGAAGTAGAAATAAATACGAGTACGATTTTGAAATAAAAAGAATGCGTTTTGATAGAATGTTATTTTCTTCAATGATGTATCCTGCTGATTATGGATTCATTCCAGAAACTTTAGCATTAGATGGTGATCCATTAGATGTTTTGGTTTTGATAAACGAGCCAACTTTTCCTGGTTGTGTAATGGAAGTGAAACCTATTGGAGTTTTCCACATGGCTGATGACAAAGGACCAGATGAAAAAATTATCTGTGTACCAGTTTCAGATCCAATTTGGAATTCGTTAGAAAACTTATCTGATATTAATCCACACTTATTGAAAGAAATTGAACATTTCTTCCAAGTTTACAAAGATCTTGAAAACAAACAAGTAGATGTAGAAGGTTGGGGAGATTTGAGTGAAGCATTTGCTATTATCGAAGAATGTACGCAACGTTTTAATGATATTCCAAATAAACCAGAGGGATTATTTAGTATTAAATAA